A single window of Candidatus Flexicrinis affinis DNA harbors:
- a CDS encoding serine/threonine-protein phosphatase, which produces MNALSNLLYAFQRILLAPTQLFRGIGHGLRMLNPLPVIRQQGGLVRGIGNQFMSPFRVLGQRLGIVKPEKRDVGGDLRDLFVTDAERARRRPVAQIAQVSQIHFIAGDERYISHIGSGAARPNSTVALPLDQHTVTLELSPVSTNGARGPVALTGVRGGPVPKVNNAVPKLPYALRTGDTLSAGATSYQVELLMFDRTPVVTRVDASYATSTGPMRENNEDAIAVAQHPSAYLFAVADGVGAGQDGDEVSAFACKYLLTAFHQNVPYTLPWPDVLTAAFNHINAEVRAWVRRSPNPAGTTLTAVVLKDWTAYIAHAGDSRLYLCRGGILTQLTQDHMQRRPVELPTQQAVEQFDPPPLRDVLTRAIGKGDAINPQMLTVPFVPGDKLLLCSDGLTDALGLDEIAEAVRGTTAYAAELLVKRANQKDAKDNVTAIVVEGLVDAYVDDIWEAQGSDRVFAGYSRNWSLKLRKPGDPVTEVGPTGASCLNILVVILIVAAAIWILNR; this is translated from the coding sequence GTGAACGCACTCAGCAATCTACTCTACGCCTTTCAGCGGATTCTGCTTGCGCCGACCCAGTTGTTCCGCGGCATTGGTCACGGATTGCGCATGCTTAACCCCCTGCCGGTAATCAGGCAGCAGGGTGGTCTTGTGCGGGGAATCGGCAACCAATTCATGTCGCCGTTCCGCGTGCTCGGTCAGCGGTTAGGCATCGTCAAACCGGAGAAACGCGATGTCGGCGGCGACCTGCGGGATCTGTTCGTCACCGATGCCGAGCGCGCACGCCGGCGGCCGGTCGCGCAGATCGCTCAGGTCTCGCAGATTCACTTCATCGCCGGTGACGAGCGTTACATCAGCCACATCGGCAGCGGCGCTGCGCGGCCCAACTCGACCGTCGCGCTGCCACTCGATCAACACACCGTAACGCTTGAATTGAGTCCGGTCTCGACCAATGGCGCACGCGGCCCGGTTGCACTGACCGGCGTCCGCGGAGGGCCGGTGCCCAAGGTCAACAACGCCGTGCCCAAGCTGCCGTATGCGCTGCGCACTGGCGATACGCTGTCTGCGGGTGCCACCTCGTATCAGGTCGAGCTGCTGATGTTCGACCGGACGCCGGTGGTCACGCGGGTCGATGCGTCGTACGCCACCAGCACCGGCCCGATGCGCGAAAACAACGAAGACGCAATTGCCGTCGCGCAGCACCCGAGCGCGTATCTGTTTGCCGTTGCCGACGGGGTTGGCGCGGGGCAGGATGGCGACGAAGTCAGTGCCTTCGCGTGCAAGTATCTGCTCACGGCGTTTCATCAGAACGTGCCGTACACGCTGCCGTGGCCGGACGTGTTGACCGCCGCCTTCAACCATATCAACGCAGAAGTGCGAGCGTGGGTGCGCCGGTCGCCAAACCCGGCAGGGACAACCCTGACGGCCGTCGTCCTCAAGGACTGGACGGCGTACATCGCGCACGCTGGAGACAGCCGACTGTACCTGTGCCGCGGCGGCATCCTGACCCAGTTGACGCAGGACCACATGCAGCGGCGGCCCGTCGAACTGCCCACACAGCAAGCAGTCGAGCAGTTCGATCCACCACCCCTGCGCGATGTGCTCACCCGCGCGATCGGCAAAGGCGACGCGATCAACCCGCAGATGCTGACCGTCCCGTTTGTGCCGGGTGACAAGCTGCTGTTGTGCAGCGACGGCCTGACCGACGCACTCGGGCTGGACGAGATTGCCGAAGCCGTTCGCGGGACCACCGCTTATGCCGCTGAACTGCTCGTCAAGCGCGCAAATCAGAAGGATGCGAAGGACAACGTAACGGCCATCGTTGTCGAGGGCTTGGTCGACGCATACGTCGATGACATCTGGGAAGCACAGGGAAGCGATCGCGTGTTTGCTGGATACAGCCGGAACTGGTCGCTAAAATTGCGTAAGCCGGGCGACCCCGTTACCGAGGTCGGGCCGACCGGCGCGAGCTGTCTCAACATCTTGGTAGTTATTCTCATTGTCGCGGCTGCGATCTGGATCTTGAACCGGTGA
- a CDS encoding VWA domain-containing protein, whose amino-acid sequence MQFVRAAAVLLILALLLIGPAAAQQAEQPAVVFAYACSFERSENQVVARAALQTEAGRPMVQDVTLLQVQQRGQTAPLSSDDVIVEPQAERPPLRLVIVLDITDTVPLVELTAVLSESLLAELLPEDEVALITFGDTVAPVTPFTADKEQFAEDFLTGLRVTPGDNRLFDAVASALDAFPFAPETRRAVLVITDSGRRVLEQTPSAAIIAQARRDKTQIFNVAFVSRDRPDIEELTTISAETGGYTWFYGETNNTRASIALAVSGYLGQFVRALDSEVVVRVSAQNLIPDSASRATLEISALRDDASPVSDQVACPIQVLQHEIAFITDPGGAPVTGRIDIGVNARSDLGRDRTRIIFRVNDEVVQTSNASVYTFDATSLQPGFYTIEAELWDSANNTLARTPTALRLYVQQPLQFTVDSDMQVEGGGLAGRVSGPTTLIVSGSSDIALPDVEFRAAPVGEPDRSQILGTAPFIDGTASLRIADLAAELRRLFPEAAGGGNYELSARVPSPSAGSPALAGSNPLPLELQPAVIPTPVPTPVAPRPPDWRVTIGIPLIVLLVALLVNLLLLRAIRRRRIQRVILYPDNTDLGPQLMTLTVLRDGVRQAHPLTKKTVTIGRGSSNDINVSDDANVSRQHGAILWRKGDWWYSNRKANALTRIDGKARRGFYLHRLDGVTEFQIGDVVMIFHSSAQQDIADFIKTDL is encoded by the coding sequence ATGCAATTCGTCCGTGCCGCAGCGGTGCTGCTGATCCTTGCCCTGCTGCTTATTGGCCCGGCCGCTGCGCAGCAGGCCGAACAGCCCGCTGTCGTGTTTGCGTATGCGTGCAGCTTCGAACGCTCCGAGAATCAGGTCGTGGCGCGGGCCGCCCTTCAAACGGAGGCAGGCCGGCCGATGGTGCAGGATGTGACACTGCTTCAGGTCCAGCAGCGCGGACAGACTGCGCCCTTGAGCAGCGATGACGTGATCGTGGAACCGCAGGCCGAACGTCCGCCGCTGCGGCTTGTGATCGTGCTCGACATTACCGACACCGTCCCGTTGGTCGAACTGACTGCCGTCCTGTCTGAAAGCCTGCTGGCCGAACTGCTGCCTGAGGACGAGGTTGCGCTCATTACGTTCGGCGATACGGTCGCACCGGTGACGCCGTTTACGGCGGACAAAGAGCAGTTCGCCGAGGACTTCTTGACTGGCCTGCGCGTCACGCCCGGCGATAACCGGCTGTTTGACGCCGTTGCCTCGGCGCTGGATGCGTTCCCGTTCGCGCCGGAAACCCGGCGCGCCGTGCTGGTCATCACCGACAGCGGGCGGCGTGTCCTCGAACAGACGCCCAGCGCGGCGATCATCGCGCAGGCCCGCCGCGACAAGACCCAGATCTTCAACGTGGCGTTCGTGTCGCGCGATCGGCCCGACATCGAAGAACTAACGACGATCAGCGCAGAGACCGGCGGCTACACGTGGTTTTATGGCGAGACTAACAATACACGGGCGTCGATCGCGTTGGCTGTCAGCGGCTACCTGGGCCAGTTTGTGCGTGCGCTCGACAGCGAAGTCGTGGTGCGGGTCAGTGCGCAGAACCTGATCCCGGACAGCGCCAGCCGTGCGACATTGGAGATCAGCGCGCTGCGCGACGATGCCAGCCCGGTCTCCGACCAGGTCGCATGCCCGATTCAGGTCTTGCAGCACGAGATCGCTTTCATCACCGATCCCGGCGGCGCGCCGGTGACCGGCCGCATCGACATCGGTGTCAACGCCCGCTCCGACCTCGGCCGCGACCGCACCCGCATCATTTTCCGAGTCAACGACGAGGTCGTGCAGACATCGAACGCCTCGGTATACACGTTCGATGCCACCAGCCTGCAGCCCGGCTTTTACACCATCGAAGCCGAACTGTGGGACAGCGCAAACAACACGCTGGCACGGACGCCGACTGCACTGCGCCTGTACGTGCAGCAGCCTTTGCAGTTCACCGTTGATTCCGACATGCAAGTTGAAGGCGGTGGGCTAGCGGGTCGTGTGTCCGGGCCGACGACCCTGATCGTCAGCGGAAGTTCCGACATCGCGCTGCCGGATGTCGAGTTCCGTGCGGCGCCGGTAGGAGAGCCGGATCGAAGCCAGATTCTCGGCACCGCCCCGTTCATCGACGGGACAGCATCGCTTCGGATCGCCGACCTCGCCGCCGAGCTGCGCCGCTTGTTCCCGGAAGCGGCAGGCGGTGGCAACTACGAACTGAGCGCCCGCGTTCCAAGTCCTTCGGCAGGCAGTCCGGCGCTGGCGGGCAGCAATCCGCTTCCACTCGAACTCCAGCCGGCCGTGATCCCCACGCCAGTGCCGACGCCGGTCGCGCCGCGCCCGCCCGACTGGCGAGTGACGATCGGCATTCCGTTGATCGTCCTGCTGGTTGCGCTGCTGGTCAACCTGCTGCTGCTGCGCGCCATTCGGCGGCGGCGGATTCAGCGGGTCATCCTCTACCCGGACAACACCGACCTCGGCCCGCAGTTGATGACCCTGACCGTTTTGCGCGACGGCGTTCGCCAAGCGCATCCGCTGACCAAGAAGACGGTGACGATTGGGCGCGGCTCGTCCAACGACATCAACGTCAGCGATGACGCCAACGTGTCGCGCCAACACGGCGCGATCTTGTGGCGCAAGGGCGATTGGTGGTATTCGAACCGCAAGGCGAATGCGCTGACGCGGATCGACGGTAAGGCTCGGCGCGGGTTCTACCTGCATCGGCTGGACGGTGTGACCGAGTTCCAGATCGGCGACGTGGTGATGATTTTCCACAGCAGTGCGCAGCAGGACATCGCCGACTTCATCAAGACCGATTTGTAG
- a CDS encoding ATP-binding protein: MATTETRDGRGSSVSSTGNLASLNRALQHIEALLRTAVARADSSEHDPTDALRGLVVTPDEVARYLEHPGMSGLWAGTDAHFDELAPNVFDDPISEIARLSSTLDLPVVDQYLLLIALAPELDRRYERIYAYLQDDVSLRRPSINLAMNLLGRDPHERFLVWVRLMAENPLRYWGLIELNSDPARANAASLMHLMRVEPRVVSYVMGSVLVDERVRRIVHVVDDAAPPPELQVGPIADALHECPMVYFGGLRELGQVETAFALCQSVSLPLLSIDAGLATQSDLSEDVLARVIVREGLLHGAALFVDHWDALLEMEFRPLLAALWDRLSTYPLPVFIGGERDWEPPEPLQNRRMLRLAFELPAFPYREALWMNVAKQIGAQADGEDVSVLAGKFRFGAARIRRAAQTAADIAASRGAVPDIDDLYAGAQAHATLSLGHLASRITPKTGWDDLILPPDPLEQLRELCDRMRFGYVVRDQWGFGSRSVRGISALFAGESGTGKTLAAEVVAHELGLVLYKIDLSAVVSKYIGETEKNLNLIFNEAQSGNAILFFDEADALFGKRSEVKDARDRYANIEVAYLLQRVEAYDGVVILATNFRQNIDDAFTRRLDFLVDFPFPTPEYRQRIWAAHFPPNAPIGGDVRLPEIAEEYRLAGGSIRNAALAAAYLAAADGQVITAQHIRNAVRRENQKMGRLLDA, translated from the coding sequence TTGGCGACCACCGAAACACGAGATGGCCGAGGGTCATCTGTTTCGTCAACAGGCAATCTCGCTTCACTGAATCGGGCGCTTCAGCATATCGAGGCGCTGCTGCGCACAGCCGTGGCACGCGCCGACTCTTCGGAACATGACCCGACCGATGCCCTGCGAGGTCTCGTCGTCACACCGGACGAGGTCGCCCGTTACCTCGAACATCCCGGGATGTCGGGGTTGTGGGCCGGCACCGATGCACATTTTGATGAACTTGCCCCGAACGTATTCGACGATCCAATCAGCGAAATCGCTCGCCTGAGCAGCACGCTCGATTTGCCCGTTGTCGATCAATACTTGCTGCTGATCGCGCTGGCGCCGGAGCTTGACCGGCGCTATGAGCGCATCTACGCCTATTTGCAGGACGATGTCTCGCTGCGCCGTCCGTCTATCAATCTCGCAATGAACTTGCTGGGGCGCGACCCGCACGAGCGTTTCTTGGTGTGGGTGCGGCTGATGGCCGAAAATCCGCTGCGGTACTGGGGACTGATCGAGCTGAATTCCGACCCAGCCCGCGCCAATGCCGCGTCGCTCATGCACCTGATGCGTGTCGAACCGCGCGTCGTATCCTATGTGATGGGCAGTGTGCTAGTAGACGAGCGCGTCCGCCGGATCGTGCACGTCGTTGACGACGCCGCGCCCCCGCCCGAACTTCAGGTCGGCCCGATTGCGGATGCGCTGCATGAGTGCCCAATGGTTTACTTCGGTGGGCTGCGCGAGCTTGGGCAGGTCGAAACGGCTTTCGCCTTGTGCCAGTCGGTGTCACTGCCTCTGCTGTCTATCGACGCCGGCTTGGCCACGCAGAGCGACCTGTCTGAAGACGTATTGGCGCGTGTCATTGTACGGGAAGGGCTGCTGCACGGCGCGGCGCTCTTTGTCGATCATTGGGATGCGCTGCTCGAGATGGAGTTCCGGCCGCTGTTGGCCGCGCTGTGGGACCGACTGAGCACCTATCCGCTGCCGGTGTTCATCGGCGGCGAGCGTGACTGGGAACCGCCTGAGCCGCTTCAGAACCGCCGTATGCTGCGTCTCGCATTCGAGCTTCCTGCGTTTCCGTATCGTGAAGCGCTGTGGATGAACGTCGCCAAGCAGATCGGTGCGCAGGCGGACGGTGAGGATGTCTCGGTACTGGCCGGCAAGTTCCGCTTCGGCGCGGCGCGCATCCGGCGCGCAGCGCAGACCGCCGCCGACATTGCCGCGTCGCGCGGCGCCGTACCTGACATCGATGACCTGTACGCGGGTGCGCAGGCCCATGCAACGTTGTCGTTGGGCCATCTGGCATCACGCATTACGCCGAAGACAGGCTGGGACGATCTGATCCTTCCGCCCGATCCGCTGGAGCAGCTTCGCGAGCTGTGCGACCGGATGCGGTTCGGCTACGTCGTACGCGATCAATGGGGTTTCGGATCGCGGTCGGTGCGCGGCATATCGGCGTTGTTCGCCGGTGAAAGCGGTACCGGCAAGACGCTCGCCGCCGAGGTCGTCGCGCACGAGCTCGGGCTTGTCCTGTACAAGATCGACCTGTCCGCCGTTGTCAGCAAGTACATCGGCGAGACCGAGAAGAACCTGAACTTGATCTTCAACGAAGCTCAGAGCGGCAACGCCATCCTGTTCTTCGACGAGGCAGACGCCTTGTTCGGCAAACGCAGCGAGGTCAAGGATGCGCGCGACCGGTATGCCAATATCGAGGTCGCGTACCTGCTGCAGCGTGTCGAAGCCTATGACGGCGTCGTCATTCTGGCGACAAACTTCCGGCAGAATATCGACGACGCGTTTACGCGCCGGCTCGACTTTCTGGTGGATTTCCCGTTCCCGACGCCGGAGTACCGCCAGCGCATCTGGGCCGCGCACTTTCCGCCCAACGCGCCGATTGGCGGCGATGTGAGGCTTCCCGAAATTGCAGAGGAATACCGGCTTGCGGGAGGAAGTATTCGCAATGCGGCCCTGGCTGCGGCATACTTGGCGGCTGCCGACGGTCAAGTCATTACGGCGCAGCACATCCGTAATGCCGTTCGGCGCGAAAATCAGAAGATGGGCCGGCTGCTCGATGCGTAA
- a CDS encoding DUF4255 domain-containing protein, whose protein sequence is MLDDLDKTLENLLRGRGGIGTDIEIAFDQPNREWSSRLSRPTLNLYTFDIRENLKLRSVEREVSRNGHTATITRPARRMDVSYLVTAWARKIEDEHRLLWRGLSVLKRLPVIPVAQTEGALRYSRLDLPLWVAETNPNHSVNLVDLWSVLDNQMRLGFTLVITLELDLAFVEEAPLVLDATIRTGRTEDARTKAFDSASGEIRIPKRRKNAEEGESDEN, encoded by the coding sequence ATGCTGGACGATCTCGATAAGACGCTTGAGAACCTTCTGCGAGGCCGCGGTGGGATCGGCACCGATATCGAGATTGCATTCGATCAGCCGAACCGCGAGTGGTCTTCGCGCTTGAGCCGGCCGACCCTCAACCTCTACACCTTCGACATCCGCGAAAACCTCAAGCTGCGCTCGGTCGAGCGCGAAGTCTCGCGCAATGGGCATACCGCCACCATCACGCGGCCGGCGCGTCGTATGGATGTGTCGTATCTCGTCACGGCATGGGCACGCAAAATTGAGGACGAGCACCGTCTTCTGTGGCGCGGGCTTTCGGTCTTGAAGAGATTGCCGGTTATCCCTGTTGCTCAGACCGAGGGCGCATTGCGCTATTCCCGTTTGGATCTCCCGCTGTGGGTTGCGGAAACCAATCCCAACCACTCGGTGAATCTGGTGGACCTGTGGAGCGTACTGGACAACCAGATGCGCCTCGGGTTCACGCTGGTGATCACGCTCGAGCTGGATCTGGCGTTCGTAGAAGAAGCGCCGCTGGTACTCGATGCTACGATCCGTACAGGCCGCACGGAGGACGCGAGGACGAAGGCGTTCGACTCCGCGAGCGGCGAGATCAGAATTCCCAAGCGGCGCAAGAATGCGGAGGAGGGTGAATCGGACGAGAATTGA
- a CDS encoding phage tail sheath family protein, whose amino-acid sequence MPSYLSPGVYMEEVDRGSKPIESVGTAVAAFIGYTEKATDIRNGQQVSVLGKPTLVTNWSQYVQKFGGFIKGAYLPDSVYGYFANGGSIAYIVSLKTLGEADPESSTAAKATVNSDDAKPAKLLELAAKKSGPSGNNIEVDIKTTKPEGDDKKAGPATFTLTIKENGSVKETFPDLTTGKGDNNVQTVLETKSQLLTATVVGKAELAPASGSFSLAGGAVEEKAITLKDYQGSTIERTGFGGLEAFDDVTMLCAPDLMTAFEAGEIDKKGVQAVQQAMIDYCELVRYCFAILDPLPNLMPQEVKEWRLEVNYDSTRAALYYPWIETADLTDGAGRTRLVPPSGHMAGVYARVDGTRGVHKAPANETIRTVLGLGVQVTKGEQDLLNPIGVNCIRSFPGRGIRIWGARTLSSDASWRYINVRRLFNMIEESIERGTQWVVFEPNDAMLWGRVTRDITAFLTMVWRTGALFGATPDKAFYVKCDAETNPKEARDLGQLVAEIGISPTKPAEFVIFRISQWSGD is encoded by the coding sequence ATGCCAAGTTACTTATCTCCCGGCGTATACATGGAAGAGGTCGACCGCGGCTCGAAGCCGATCGAATCGGTCGGCACCGCAGTGGCTGCCTTCATCGGGTATACCGAAAAGGCGACCGACATCAGAAACGGGCAGCAGGTCTCCGTGCTCGGCAAGCCGACACTCGTGACCAACTGGAGCCAGTACGTCCAGAAATTCGGCGGATTCATCAAGGGCGCGTACCTGCCTGACTCCGTCTACGGATACTTTGCCAACGGTGGAAGCATCGCGTACATCGTCAGCCTCAAGACGCTGGGTGAAGCCGATCCCGAGAGCTCGACCGCGGCCAAGGCCACCGTCAACAGCGATGACGCCAAGCCGGCTAAATTGCTGGAATTGGCGGCCAAGAAGTCCGGCCCGAGCGGCAACAATATCGAGGTCGACATCAAGACGACCAAGCCCGAAGGCGACGACAAGAAGGCTGGCCCCGCCACGTTCACGCTGACCATCAAGGAAAACGGATCGGTCAAAGAAACGTTCCCCGACTTGACCACGGGCAAGGGCGACAACAACGTCCAGACCGTGCTCGAGACTAAGTCGCAACTGCTGACCGCGACCGTCGTCGGCAAGGCCGAGTTGGCCCCCGCGTCGGGTTCGTTCTCGCTTGCCGGTGGCGCCGTCGAAGAGAAGGCGATCACGCTCAAGGACTATCAGGGCAGCACGATCGAGCGTACCGGCTTCGGCGGCCTGGAAGCCTTCGATGACGTGACGATGCTGTGCGCGCCCGATCTGATGACCGCGTTTGAAGCGGGCGAGATCGACAAGAAGGGCGTTCAGGCCGTTCAGCAGGCGATGATCGACTACTGCGAACTGGTGCGCTACTGCTTCGCCATCCTCGATCCGCTGCCGAACTTGATGCCGCAGGAAGTCAAGGAATGGCGCCTGGAGGTCAACTACGACTCCACCCGAGCCGCCCTGTACTATCCGTGGATCGAGACCGCCGACCTGACCGACGGCGCAGGCCGCACCCGCCTTGTGCCGCCCAGCGGCCACATGGCCGGCGTATACGCCCGTGTCGACGGCACTCGTGGTGTCCATAAGGCACCCGCCAACGAGACCATCCGTACGGTGCTCGGCCTCGGCGTTCAGGTGACCAAGGGCGAGCAGGATCTGCTCAATCCGATCGGCGTCAACTGCATCCGTTCGTTCCCGGGCCGCGGCATCCGCATCTGGGGCGCGCGCACACTCAGCAGCGATGCGTCGTGGCGCTATATCAACGTTCGCCGCCTCTTCAACATGATCGAAGAGAGCATCGAGCGCGGCACCCAGTGGGTCGTGTTCGAGCCGAACGATGCGATGCTGTGGGGGCGTGTCACACGCGACATCACCGCGTTCTTGACGATGGTCTGGCGTACGGGCGCGCTGTTCGGCGCGACCCCGGACAAGGCCTTCTACGTGAAGTGCGACGCGGAAACCAACCCCAAGGAAGCCCGCGATCTTGGCCAGTTGGTCGCCGAGATTGGCATCTCACCGACCAAGCCTGCCGAATTCGTGATCTTCCGCATCAGCCAGTGGTCTGGCGACTAA
- a CDS encoding phage tail protein: protein MADDAVNSDPLGSFHFSLEVGPVTGYFTEVSGLGSESEVIDHKIMAEGAKSTIIRKIPGRLKWGDITLKRGITSNMDMWTWRKQVEDGDVASARTNGTITMYNQALEPKASWTFTAGWPSKITGPSIKSDANELGVEEITIVHEGIKRVT, encoded by the coding sequence ATGGCAGATGATGCAGTCAACAGCGATCCCCTCGGTTCATTCCATTTCTCGCTAGAGGTGGGGCCCGTTACAGGCTACTTCACCGAGGTCAGCGGCCTCGGCTCGGAGAGCGAAGTCATCGATCACAAGATTATGGCCGAAGGCGCCAAGTCGACGATCATCCGCAAGATCCCCGGTCGCCTGAAGTGGGGCGACATCACGCTCAAGCGCGGCATCACGTCGAACATGGACATGTGGACGTGGCGCAAGCAGGTCGAGGATGGCGACGTGGCGAGTGCCCGTACGAACGGCACGATCACGATGTACAACCAGGCACTCGAACCGAAGGCCAGCTGGACCTTCACCGCGGGCTGGCCGTCGAAGATCACTGGCCCGTCGATCAAGTCCGACGCTAATGAACTGGGCGTCGAGGAGATCACGATCGTCCATGAGGGCATCAAGCGCGTCACATAA
- a CDS encoding phage tail assembly protein, with amino-acid sequence MLQTEFAFQLPKGYQDEAGQVHRDGAMRLATAMDEITPLRDPRVRDNEAYLVVILLSQVITRLGPYNRVTPAMVERFFAADVTYLQDLYRQINDVDGHLIEAVCPSCGHEFDVEIPLLGE; translated from the coding sequence ATGCTGCAAACGGAGTTCGCGTTCCAACTGCCCAAAGGCTATCAGGACGAGGCGGGGCAGGTGCACCGCGATGGCGCGATGCGACTTGCCACTGCGATGGACGAAATCACTCCGTTGCGCGATCCACGCGTTCGTGACAACGAAGCCTACCTGGTGGTGATCCTGCTCTCGCAGGTCATCACCAGGTTGGGCCCGTACAACCGTGTGACGCCAGCGATGGTCGAGCGTTTCTTCGCAGCGGACGTCACGTACCTGCAAGATCTGTATCGTCAGATCAACGATGTCGACGGCCATTTGATTGAGGCGGTCTGCCCCAGCTGTGGCCATGAGTTTGACGTGGAGATCCCCCTACTGGGGGAATAG
- a CDS encoding phage tail protein, translating to MLPDLLEVHASHKFVVTIDGIDPLTFTECRLPNLAVKMDPVNEGGQNLYVHQLPGRVEAGTLSLKEALTTDMQLLKWYAQVMAGQVVAAYRNVTVALVAVDNTPIMEFAFLRALPSKWSGISFKAATAELVIQELELVYHGFTARSTAQGWLQTT from the coding sequence ATGTTACCGGATTTGCTCGAAGTCCATGCCTCGCATAAGTTTGTCGTCACGATCGACGGCATCGACCCGCTCACGTTCACGGAGTGTCGCTTGCCGAACCTCGCCGTCAAGATGGACCCGGTCAACGAAGGCGGGCAAAACCTGTACGTTCATCAGCTTCCGGGGCGCGTCGAGGCCGGTACGCTTTCGCTCAAGGAAGCGCTGACCACGGATATGCAGCTCCTGAAGTGGTATGCGCAGGTGATGGCAGGTCAGGTCGTTGCGGCGTATCGCAACGTCACGGTGGCACTGGTCGCCGTCGACAATACGCCCATCATGGAATTTGCATTTCTACGTGCCCTGCCAAGCAAGTGGTCGGGGATATCGTTCAAGGCGGCAACAGCCGAGCTTGTGATTCAAGAGCTCGAACTGGTGTATCACGGTTTCACAGCGCGCAGCACCGCGCAGGGGTGGTTGCAGACCACGTAG
- a CDS encoding GPW/gp25 family protein produces MANSYVGRRIGFPIHLGDRNQLATVTDDTAIRQAIYVIVNTVPGERVMRPEFGCQIHRCIFSPANNETASIAQRYVREALTRWEPRIELKAVDVTPGNYDYGELLVEVSYVIKGANDPRSLVFPYYLIPQ; encoded by the coding sequence ATGGCAAACAGCTATGTCGGACGTCGCATCGGGTTCCCGATCCATTTGGGCGACCGCAATCAGCTTGCGACGGTTACGGACGATACGGCAATCCGGCAGGCGATCTACGTCATCGTGAACACCGTGCCCGGCGAGCGTGTCATGCGCCCAGAATTCGGCTGCCAGATCCACCGCTGCATCTTCAGCCCTGCCAACAACGAGACGGCGTCCATTGCGCAGCGCTACGTGCGCGAGGCGCTCACCCGTTGGGAACCGCGCATCGAGCTCAAAGCCGTCGACGTGACGCCGGGGAACTACGACTACGGCGAACTGCTCGTGGAAGTCTCGTATGTTATAAAGGGGGCGAACGACCCGCGCAGCCTCGTTTTCCCTTATTACCTGATCCCACAATAG